A region from the Kribbella shirazensis genome encodes:
- a CDS encoding DUF2201 family putative metallopeptidase, giving the protein MPKRRKAQRDPAWEAIQAGWTTIVQHPLFAPMTDRTGDPVRDDSTPADAWATIDSNGQIRTHRTRRATPDEWAWVFAHLLIHLGLGHGERDLPQPDQAAGAANDVAVNRFLQSLKLGTPVVELPQDFPSLEEDALARLWQRSGVPAEYEGLGVAGHAPDVEAARWNGWGKPPNWSELFAAGLSAAAAAAVDVAGGARSSLSASRGGRDTWELALGWFVSSYPLLGAIASSMTIVAEAELARGWNIHTAAVNAAAGEIYINPLTSLTLSEWRFVMAHEMLHAALRHGERVGGRDPYLWNVAADLVINGWLLEMGVGTMPDGALHDPTLKGMSAEEVYDRIATDLRRYRKLATLRGVGLGDVLGHPLPHAGEAARSAGLDDIYRRALSTGLAYHDSSRGTLPAGLVEEIRALDHPPLAWDAQLARWFEEHVPAVEKARTYARASRRQSGTPDIPRPGWIRPVELERLPTYGVVLDTSGSMDRELLGKALGAIASYSRARDVPAARVVYCDAAAYDAGYLPVDDIAGRTKVHGRGGTVLQPGVDLLERADDFPAHGPILLITDGQCDVVRVRREHAWLIPRGASLPFTARGPVFRVE; this is encoded by the coding sequence ATGCCCAAGCGGAGGAAGGCGCAGCGCGACCCGGCCTGGGAGGCGATCCAGGCCGGCTGGACGACGATCGTCCAGCACCCGCTGTTCGCACCGATGACCGACCGGACCGGTGACCCGGTCCGCGACGACAGCACGCCCGCCGACGCCTGGGCGACGATCGACTCGAACGGTCAGATCCGCACGCACCGCACCCGCCGGGCGACCCCGGACGAGTGGGCGTGGGTCTTCGCGCACCTGCTGATCCACCTCGGTCTCGGCCACGGCGAGCGTGACCTGCCACAGCCGGACCAGGCAGCCGGCGCCGCGAACGACGTTGCGGTCAACCGCTTCCTGCAGTCCCTCAAGCTCGGTACGCCGGTCGTCGAGCTGCCACAGGACTTCCCCAGCCTGGAGGAGGACGCGCTGGCGCGGCTCTGGCAGCGTTCCGGCGTACCGGCGGAGTACGAAGGTCTCGGCGTGGCTGGTCACGCACCTGACGTCGAAGCGGCCCGCTGGAACGGCTGGGGCAAGCCGCCGAACTGGAGCGAGCTGTTCGCAGCTGGGCTGTCAGCCGCGGCGGCAGCCGCTGTCGACGTGGCAGGTGGTGCCCGCTCGTCGCTGAGCGCGTCACGAGGCGGACGTGACACGTGGGAGCTGGCGCTCGGCTGGTTCGTCTCGTCGTACCCGCTGCTCGGTGCGATCGCGTCGAGCATGACCATCGTGGCCGAGGCGGAGCTCGCCCGCGGCTGGAACATCCACACCGCAGCGGTGAACGCGGCCGCCGGAGAGATCTATATCAACCCGCTGACCAGCCTCACGCTCAGCGAGTGGCGGTTCGTCATGGCTCACGAGATGTTGCACGCCGCCCTGCGGCACGGCGAACGCGTGGGCGGCCGCGACCCGTACCTGTGGAACGTCGCGGCCGACCTGGTGATCAACGGCTGGCTCCTGGAGATGGGCGTCGGCACCATGCCCGACGGCGCGCTCCACGACCCGACGCTGAAGGGCATGTCGGCCGAGGAGGTGTACGACCGCATCGCCACCGACCTCCGCCGCTACCGCAAGCTCGCGACGCTGCGCGGCGTCGGCCTGGGCGACGTACTCGGCCACCCGCTGCCGCACGCGGGTGAGGCTGCTCGGTCCGCCGGTCTGGACGACATCTACCGCCGCGCACTGAGCACCGGTCTCGCATACCACGACTCCAGCCGCGGCACGCTTCCAGCCGGCCTGGTCGAGGAGATCCGCGCGCTGGACCACCCGCCGCTCGCCTGGGACGCACAGCTCGCCCGCTGGTTCGAGGAACACGTACCCGCCGTCGAGAAGGCCCGCACGTACGCACGTGCTTCCCGACGCCAGTCCGGTACGCCGGACATCCCGCGCCCCGGTTGGATCCGCCCGGTCGAACTGGAACGGCTCCCGACGTACGGCGTGGTGCTCGACACCTCCGGCTCGATGGACCGCGAGCTGCTCGGGAAGGCGTTGGGCGCGATCGCGTCGTACTCACGCGCCCGCGATGTCCCGGCCGCGCGGGTGGTGTACTGCGACGCGGCGGCGTACGACGCCGGCTACCTGCCGGTGGACGACATCGCCGGACGGACGAAGGTCCATGGCCGCGGTGGGACCGTTCTACAGCCCGGGGTGGACCTGCTCGAGCGGGCGGACGACTTCCCGGCCCACGGCCCGATCCTGCTCATCACCGACGGGCAGTGCGACGTCGTCCGGGTACGGCGGGAGCACGCCTGGCTGATCCCCCGCGGCGCATCGCTGCCCTTCACCGCCAGGGGTCCTGTCTTTCGCGTGGAGTGA
- a CDS encoding MFS transporter: MRGEFRKLWIGQLVSASGSAVTTVALPLVAVVNLQASAVQMGALSALTIAPHLVFGLLAGVWVDRWSLRRVLIWTDVGRLLLLGSVPAAAALGWLRIEQLYVVAVLTGLLALLSDTASQTMLPRLVPREDLMRANSAALLNLNLASTLGPSAAGFLVQVLTAPFAILVDAASYVVSTVAAYLIREPARAPAQPRSEVRLSAGLRVLFGDRMLAPLVVSAGVAAMSGAMQGPLIVLFLVRELHKSAAFVGLTLTTFGAAAVAGTFFATAWCRRVGLGRSYLSGVFMASLTGVALFTGKTALILLGQVFAGIGMALFAVPQRTLRQSLAPPQLLGQVTASWRTLVIGGQTVGAAASGVLATALQIRPTLLIATAGMLAGLAVAAVSPLRGLRDLPEEARSMSPH, from the coding sequence GTGAGAGGCGAATTCCGGAAGCTGTGGATCGGGCAACTGGTGTCCGCGTCCGGCAGCGCGGTCACCACGGTCGCACTGCCGCTCGTAGCTGTCGTGAACCTGCAGGCCTCGGCCGTGCAGATGGGTGCGTTGTCCGCGCTGACGATCGCACCGCACCTGGTGTTCGGACTGCTGGCCGGTGTCTGGGTGGACAGGTGGTCGCTGCGCCGCGTGCTGATCTGGACCGATGTCGGGCGGCTCCTGCTGCTCGGCTCGGTGCCCGCGGCAGCGGCGCTGGGATGGCTGCGGATCGAGCAGCTGTACGTCGTCGCCGTACTGACCGGACTACTCGCTCTGCTCTCCGACACCGCTTCCCAGACGATGCTGCCGCGGCTGGTGCCGCGTGAGGACCTGATGCGAGCCAACAGCGCGGCACTGCTCAATCTGAACCTCGCCTCCACGCTGGGCCCATCTGCCGCGGGTTTCCTCGTACAGGTGCTCACGGCACCGTTCGCGATCCTCGTGGACGCTGCGTCGTACGTCGTGTCCACGGTCGCGGCGTACCTCATCCGCGAGCCGGCCCGTGCCCCGGCGCAGCCGCGGTCGGAGGTACGACTGTCGGCGGGGCTGCGGGTGCTGTTCGGGGACCGCATGCTCGCGCCGCTCGTGGTCTCGGCAGGTGTCGCGGCGATGTCCGGAGCGATGCAGGGACCGCTGATCGTCCTCTTCCTGGTCCGGGAACTCCACAAGTCGGCGGCCTTCGTCGGACTGACCCTCACCACGTTCGGAGCCGCCGCGGTGGCCGGTACGTTCTTCGCCACGGCCTGGTGCCGCCGTGTCGGCCTCGGCCGCTCCTATCTGTCCGGCGTGTTCATGGCTTCGCTCACCGGCGTCGCACTGTTCACCGGGAAGACAGCGCTCATCCTCCTCGGACAGGTCTTCGCAGGGATCGGTATGGCGCTGTTCGCGGTCCCGCAGCGCACCCTGCGGCAGTCCCTCGCACCACCGCAGCTCCTGGGGCAGGTGACCGCGTCGTGGCGCACTCTCGTCATCGGCGGCCAGACCGTCGGCGCAGCCGCCTCGGGTGTGCTCGCGACAGCCCTGCAGATCCGTCCCACGCTGCTGATCGCCACCGCCGGCATGCTCGCCGGACTCGCCGTCGCCGCGGTCTCCCCGCTCCGCGGGCTGCGCGATCTGCCCGAAGAGGCGCGATCGATGTCCCCACACTGA
- a CDS encoding ABC transporter ATP-binding protein produces the protein MFTTAMLGVGVSLTIPLVTRAIIDGPVTRRELSMLVPLALLALGLSIAEVVLVWMRRWAQSKTVSDLEATLRQDLYVRLQSLPMEFHTRWQSGQLLSRVTTDLSIIRRFMGFGLLFLVMNILQLAVVTVLLLQLYWPLGLVVLVAAVPIVWVSLKFEKKYLRISRKVQDQEGDLATRIEESALGFRVIKAFGRRPHVQRQFDDEATTLYNTEVEKVRLASRFWSFLGVIPNLTLVIVLLLGALAVGREAITLGTLVAFITLMLSLVWPVTSLGAILAMAQEAMTAADRISEILDTYSVIKSGEEELPHSRGHLRFEHVGFRFSDDSTEVLHDINLDLTPGTTLALVGATGSGKTTLTALVPRLYDVTSGRITIDGHDIRDLSLVSLRTAVASAFDDPTLFSMSVRENLTLGRPDATDAEVQQALEVAQAQFANDLPWGLDTRVGEQGMSLSGGQRQRLALARAVLAKPAVLVLDDTLSALDVHTEALVEEALQNVLADTTGIVVAHRASTVMLADQVALLQNGTITHVGTHHELLETVPEYRHLLAAEEEEVHA, from the coding sequence ATGTTCACCACCGCGATGCTCGGCGTCGGTGTCAGCCTCACCATCCCGCTGGTCACCCGGGCCATCATCGACGGGCCGGTCACCCGTCGGGAGCTGAGCATGCTGGTCCCGCTGGCCCTGCTGGCCCTCGGACTGAGCATCGCCGAGGTCGTCCTGGTCTGGATGCGCCGCTGGGCGCAGTCCAAGACCGTCAGCGACCTGGAGGCCACGCTCCGGCAGGACCTCTACGTCCGGCTGCAGTCGTTGCCGATGGAGTTCCACACCCGCTGGCAGAGCGGTCAGCTGCTCTCCCGTGTCACCACCGACCTGTCCATCATCCGGCGGTTCATGGGCTTCGGCCTGCTGTTCCTGGTGATGAACATCCTGCAGCTGGCCGTGGTCACGGTCCTGCTGCTCCAGCTGTACTGGCCGCTCGGGCTCGTGGTCCTGGTGGCCGCCGTGCCGATCGTTTGGGTATCGCTGAAGTTCGAGAAGAAGTACCTGCGGATCTCCCGCAAGGTGCAGGACCAGGAGGGCGACCTGGCCACCCGGATCGAGGAGTCGGCGCTCGGCTTCCGGGTCATCAAGGCGTTCGGCCGCCGGCCGCACGTGCAGCGGCAGTTCGACGACGAGGCGACCACGCTGTACAACACCGAGGTCGAGAAGGTCCGGCTCGCCTCGCGTTTCTGGAGCTTCCTCGGCGTCATCCCGAACCTGACCCTGGTGATCGTGCTGCTGCTCGGCGCGCTCGCCGTCGGCCGGGAGGCCATCACACTCGGCACCCTGGTCGCGTTCATCACGCTGATGCTGTCGCTGGTCTGGCCGGTCACCTCGCTCGGCGCGATCCTGGCGATGGCCCAGGAGGCGATGACCGCGGCGGACCGGATCAGCGAGATCCTGGACACCTACTCGGTGATCAAGTCCGGCGAGGAGGAGCTCCCCCATTCCCGCGGTCACCTGCGGTTCGAGCACGTCGGTTTCCGGTTCTCCGACGACTCCACCGAAGTGCTGCACGACATCAACCTGGACCTGACCCCTGGTACGACGCTCGCACTGGTCGGCGCCACCGGGTCCGGCAAGACCACACTGACCGCACTGGTCCCCCGGTTGTACGACGTAACCTCCGGGCGGATCACCATCGACGGGCACGACATCCGGGACCTGTCCCTGGTGTCGCTGCGGACCGCGGTCGCCTCCGCGTTCGACGACCCGACGCTGTTCTCGATGAGCGTCCGGGAGAACCTCACCCTCGGCCGGCCGGACGCGACCGACGCAGAGGTCCAGCAGGCTCTGGAGGTTGCCCAGGCGCAGTTCGCCAACGACCTGCCCTGGGGCCTCGACACGCGGGTCGGTGAGCAGGGCATGTCGCTGTCGGGTGGTCAACGGCAACGGCTCGCTCTGGCGCGCGCAGTACTCGCCAAGCCCGCAGTACTCGTGCTGGACGACACCCTGTCCGCGCTCGACGTACACACCGAGGCCCTGGTCGAGGAGGCGCTGCAGAACGTGCTCGCCGACACCACCGGCATCGTGGTCGCGCACCGCGCGTCGACCGTGATGCTGGCCGACCAGGTCGCTTTGCTGCAGAACGGCACGATCACCCACGTAGGAACCCACCACGAGTTGCTCGAGACAGTCCCGGAGTACCGGCACCTGCTCGCAGCGGAAGAAGAGGAGGTGCACGCATGA
- a CDS encoding ABC transporter ATP-binding protein, which translates to MTTTQSTQQTPPDTDAKDEQPEEQNWRGVFEDDPDREVSRATSIRLKEDSRKLLGELLRPYHKLIWLLVVIVLVENAARLAVPYLVHLGIDNGIPPILAGEGSRELVTIVITVLAMALLQAWARQLFLMRSGRLGQTILLGLRKRVFDHFQRLSPAFHDKFTSGRVISRLTSDVQVIDEMLANGFDGLVTAVLTLVGTSIILLTLDLKLGLLALLSFPALLILTAWFRKRSAVVYRQTREAVVLVIVHFVESMTGIRAVQAFRREPRNEEIFHGVNDRYRRANLESFRLNAIFMPSIKGVGNITIVAILAYGGYQAYHGHVTVGVLTAFLLYLRQFFEPLQDISQFYNTFLSASAALEKLSGVLNETPDVPEPIKPAKPGPAHGHLELRNVRFEYVDGVPVLPGLQLDVPAGQTLALVGTTGAGKTTIAKLVARFYDPTSGHVLLDGVDLRDLSEDDLRSRVVMVTQENFLFTGSVADNIRFGKPDATMEEVVEAAKVIGAHDFIMALPNGYETAVEKRGSRLSAGQRQLVAFARAFLADPAVLILDEATSSLDIPSERLIQRALRTILADRTAIVIAHRLSTVETADRVLVLEYGQIIEDGAPDHLVTTDGHYAGLHQAWEDSLA; encoded by the coding sequence ATGACAACCACACAGTCGACCCAGCAGACACCTCCCGACACCGATGCGAAGGACGAGCAGCCGGAAGAGCAGAACTGGCGGGGCGTCTTCGAGGACGACCCCGATCGGGAGGTCTCCCGCGCGACCAGCATCCGGCTGAAGGAGGACTCCCGGAAGCTGCTGGGCGAGCTGCTCCGGCCGTACCACAAGCTGATCTGGCTGCTGGTCGTGATCGTGCTCGTCGAGAACGCCGCCCGGCTCGCCGTGCCGTACCTGGTCCACCTGGGCATCGACAACGGCATCCCGCCGATCCTCGCGGGCGAGGGCTCGCGGGAGCTGGTCACGATCGTGATCACCGTCCTCGCGATGGCGTTGCTGCAGGCGTGGGCGCGGCAGCTGTTCCTGATGCGGTCGGGCCGGCTCGGCCAGACGATCCTGCTCGGCCTGCGCAAGCGGGTGTTCGACCACTTCCAGCGGTTGAGCCCGGCGTTCCACGACAAGTTCACGTCGGGCCGGGTCATCTCCCGGCTGACCTCCGACGTACAGGTCATCGACGAGATGCTGGCGAACGGGTTCGACGGTCTGGTCACCGCGGTACTGACTCTGGTCGGTACGTCGATCATCCTGCTCACGCTCGACCTGAAGCTCGGTCTGCTCGCGCTGCTGTCGTTCCCGGCCCTGCTGATCCTGACAGCGTGGTTCCGGAAGCGGTCGGCGGTCGTGTACCGGCAGACGCGTGAGGCCGTCGTGCTGGTCATCGTGCACTTCGTCGAGTCGATGACCGGCATCCGCGCGGTGCAGGCGTTCCGCCGGGAGCCGCGCAACGAGGAAATCTTCCACGGCGTCAACGACCGCTACCGGAGGGCCAACCTCGAGTCGTTCCGGCTGAACGCGATCTTCATGCCGTCGATCAAGGGCGTCGGCAACATCACCATCGTCGCGATCCTGGCGTACGGCGGTTACCAGGCGTACCACGGTCACGTCACGGTCGGCGTCCTGACCGCGTTCCTGCTCTACCTGCGGCAGTTCTTCGAGCCGCTGCAGGACATCTCGCAGTTCTACAACACCTTCCTGTCCGCGAGCGCGGCGCTGGAGAAGCTGTCCGGGGTGCTGAACGAGACCCCGGACGTGCCGGAGCCGATCAAGCCGGCCAAGCCCGGTCCGGCGCACGGTCACCTGGAGCTGCGCAACGTCCGGTTCGAGTACGTCGACGGCGTACCCGTGCTGCCCGGTCTGCAGCTGGACGTGCCGGCTGGTCAGACCCTGGCCCTGGTCGGTACGACAGGTGCGGGCAAGACGACCATCGCCAAACTGGTGGCGCGGTTCTACGACCCGACCAGCGGCCATGTGCTGCTCGACGGCGTGGACCTGCGCGACCTGTCCGAGGACGACCTGCGCTCGCGGGTCGTCATGGTGACGCAGGAGAACTTCCTCTTCACCGGCTCGGTCGCCGACAACATCCGGTTCGGCAAGCCGGACGCCACGATGGAGGAGGTCGTCGAGGCCGCGAAGGTGATCGGCGCGCACGACTTCATCATGGCGCTGCCCAACGGGTACGAGACCGCGGTCGAGAAGCGCGGCTCGCGGTTGTCGGCGGGTCAGCGGCAGCTGGTCGCGTTCGCGCGGGCGTTCCTCGCCGACCCCGCCGTACTGATCCTGGACGAGGCGACGTCCAGCCTGGACATCCCGAGCGAGCGCCTGATCCAGCGGGCGCTGAGGACGATCCTCGCCGACCGGACGGCGATCGTCATCGCGCACCGGCTGTCCACCGTCGAGACCGCCGACCGCGTCCTCGTCCTGGAATACGGGCAGATCATCGAGGACGGCGCTCCCGACCACCTGGTCACCACCGACGGGCACTACGCGGGGCTGCACCAGGCCTGGGAAGACTCCCTGGCCTGA
- a CDS encoding alpha-N-acetylglucosaminidase TIM-barrel domain-containing protein — protein sequence MNRRTRLRRWLAATAALTSAALLLSASPAHAESPEPSPAARPLFDTGPAADAIRRLVGTQYGSQITLATIPASEGRDTFRITRRGARPVVEGSSTSALLMGFNWYLKHVVKADVSWTGEQLDLPLVLPAPSAPIEKSSVVEHRFAGNDTEDGYSGPYRTFEDWERLIDVQALHGVNEIFMPIGTEAVYYEMLQAFGYTADELRAWIPSPGYQPWWLLQNMSNFTAPVSAEVIRERAELGRRIADRMRSLGITPVLPGYFGTVPRDFEVKNPGATTVPQGTWVGLDRPDWLAPTDPLFDQVAARFYEVQKRLLGKSTMFKMDLLHEGGRPGSISVGQASVAVQNAMDKAHPGAIWAILGWQSNPRPETVAAIDRSRMLVVDGLSDRALSPDREEDWKGTPYAFGSIWNFGGNSTMGAPIRAWNERFWASLAKPDSALNGIAIMPEASYNNAVAMEFLAELPWHDGPVDLDRWFADYADARYGGTDPKARQAWQILASTAYSIPPNGGRSSGHGGLFAAIPSLTVQRPHSWAQAAFAYDPAAYAGALPALLGVDESLRNNSAYRYDLLEVARQSAADRSRTLLPQIRTAYQAEDVERFSQLTETWLGYIAGVDDLVATNEEYLIGRWLEKARSWAADDTEAAQLEYDARKQVTSWGLRTTDLQDYAYREWSGLLDGYYAPRWKQYFDGLRTALTTGTTAPAIDWYDVAEQWSSDRTAYRTEPTGDTYTEAANLLERLRNDDYDPTLVLRPTGTVDASGAARVTATVTNTNYFAALTGLSFEVSAPAGITVEPVGDAPGEVGPGGTATRSWTVRRADGQPAEVASLEVTTRFDQSGRSELLKATAVMPVAAAGRYQLSDLPFASSRNHDGLHPVARDTVTPATPSGNGAPILLDGVAYSKGLGTNSNADIRFELGGDCSRFTTVVGIDDAMNHTPDGDAVVRVFGDGRLLADSGVLRSGISGTASKAVRLEADLTGVRQLRLQVHQSDANRFFDAVSFGVPTVTCAGPLPVSLSHRKPATASSTEGTRVAANAVDGDLSTGWFCAPQECAGQPSWLQVDLGAAHELSSVRVTPYYADGRSYLYRVDGSVDGQTWTRLAEKVTHKAQTDVGERYDVTGAYRYIRVTGFGNTSNAYTLHLQELGVYGVG from the coding sequence ATGAACCGACGTACCCGGCTCCGGCGGTGGCTCGCCGCGACGGCCGCACTGACCAGCGCGGCGCTGTTGCTGAGCGCCTCGCCCGCGCACGCGGAATCCCCGGAGCCGAGCCCGGCCGCACGCCCACTGTTCGACACCGGCCCGGCCGCGGACGCGATCCGCCGCCTCGTCGGCACGCAGTACGGAAGCCAGATCACGCTGGCGACGATCCCGGCGTCCGAGGGCCGTGACACGTTCCGGATCACCCGCCGCGGCGCGCGCCCGGTGGTCGAGGGCAGCAGTACGTCGGCCCTGCTGATGGGCTTCAACTGGTACCTCAAGCACGTCGTGAAGGCGGACGTCTCGTGGACGGGCGAGCAGCTCGACCTCCCCCTCGTGCTGCCCGCCCCGAGCGCGCCGATCGAGAAGTCGTCGGTGGTCGAGCACCGGTTCGCCGGCAACGACACCGAGGACGGGTACTCCGGGCCGTACCGGACGTTCGAGGACTGGGAACGGCTGATCGACGTCCAGGCGCTGCACGGCGTGAACGAGATCTTCATGCCCATCGGCACCGAGGCCGTGTACTACGAGATGCTGCAGGCCTTCGGCTACACCGCGGACGAGCTGCGCGCGTGGATCCCCAGCCCCGGGTACCAGCCGTGGTGGCTGCTGCAGAACATGTCCAACTTCACCGCGCCGGTGAGCGCCGAGGTGATCCGCGAACGCGCGGAGCTCGGCCGACGGATCGCCGACCGGATGCGCTCACTCGGGATCACGCCGGTCCTGCCGGGCTACTTCGGTACCGTGCCGCGAGACTTCGAGGTGAAGAACCCCGGCGCCACCACGGTTCCGCAGGGCACCTGGGTCGGACTGGACCGGCCGGACTGGCTGGCACCGACCGATCCGCTCTTCGACCAGGTCGCGGCACGCTTCTACGAGGTCCAGAAGCGGCTGCTGGGGAAGTCGACGATGTTCAAGATGGATCTGCTGCACGAGGGCGGCCGGCCCGGCAGCATCTCCGTCGGCCAGGCATCCGTCGCGGTGCAGAACGCCATGGACAAAGCCCATCCGGGCGCGATCTGGGCGATCCTGGGCTGGCAGAGCAACCCACGCCCGGAGACGGTCGCGGCCATCGACCGGAGCCGGATGCTGGTCGTCGACGGGCTGTCCGACCGGGCGCTGAGCCCCGACCGCGAGGAGGACTGGAAGGGGACGCCGTACGCCTTCGGGTCGATCTGGAACTTCGGCGGGAACTCCACCATGGGCGCTCCGATCCGCGCCTGGAACGAGCGGTTCTGGGCGTCGCTGGCGAAACCGGACTCGGCCCTGAACGGCATCGCGATCATGCCCGAGGCCAGCTACAACAACGCGGTGGCGATGGAGTTCCTCGCCGAGCTGCCGTGGCACGACGGCCCGGTGGATCTCGACCGATGGTTCGCCGACTACGCGGACGCGCGGTACGGCGGGACCGACCCGAAGGCACGGCAGGCCTGGCAGATCCTGGCCTCGACCGCCTACTCGATTCCCCCGAACGGCGGCCGCTCCTCGGGACACGGCGGTCTGTTCGCCGCCATCCCGAGCCTGACGGTCCAGCGTCCGCACAGCTGGGCGCAGGCCGCGTTCGCCTACGATCCGGCGGCGTACGCCGGTGCACTGCCGGCGCTGCTCGGCGTCGACGAGTCGCTCCGGAACAACTCGGCGTACCGCTATGACCTGCTGGAGGTGGCGCGTCAGTCCGCCGCCGACAGGTCCCGTACGTTGCTCCCCCAGATCAGGACGGCGTACCAGGCCGAGGATGTCGAGCGCTTCTCGCAGCTGACCGAGACGTGGCTCGGCTACATCGCCGGTGTCGACGACCTGGTCGCCACCAACGAGGAGTACCTGATCGGACGGTGGCTGGAGAAGGCCAGGAGCTGGGCCGCGGACGACACCGAGGCCGCGCAGCTCGAGTACGACGCGCGCAAGCAGGTCACGTCATGGGGCCTGCGCACCACAGACCTCCAGGACTACGCGTACCGCGAGTGGTCCGGCCTGCTGGACGGGTACTACGCGCCGCGCTGGAAGCAGTACTTCGACGGATTGCGGACTGCTCTGACCACAGGCACCACAGCACCGGCAATCGACTGGTACGACGTGGCGGAACAGTGGTCGTCCGATCGCACCGCCTACCGCACCGAGCCGACCGGCGACACTTACACCGAGGCGGCGAACCTGCTGGAGCGGCTCCGGAACGACGACTACGACCCGACTCTGGTACTGCGTCCGACCGGGACGGTGGATGCGTCAGGGGCTGCTCGGGTGACCGCGACCGTGACCAACACGAACTACTTCGCCGCGCTCACCGGGCTGTCCTTCGAGGTCTCAGCACCCGCTGGGATCACGGTCGAACCCGTGGGCGACGCACCGGGCGAGGTCGGACCAGGTGGAACGGCCACCCGTTCCTGGACCGTCCGACGCGCCGACGGGCAGCCGGCCGAGGTGGCATCGCTGGAGGTGACGACACGGTTCGACCAGTCCGGACGCTCCGAGCTGCTGAAGGCGACCGCCGTCATGCCGGTGGCCGCGGCCGGACGCTACCAACTGAGCGACCTGCCGTTCGCGTCGTCACGCAACCACGACGGCCTGCACCCGGTCGCTCGAGACACTGTCACACCGGCGACGCCTTCGGGCAACGGTGCGCCGATCCTGCTCGACGGTGTTGCCTACAGCAAGGGTCTCGGCACCAACTCGAACGCCGACATCCGGTTCGAGCTCGGCGGTGACTGTTCGCGGTTCACCACGGTGGTCGGCATCGACGACGCGATGAACCACACTCCCGACGGCGATGCGGTCGTCCGCGTCTTCGGCGACGGGCGTCTGCTGGCCGATTCCGGCGTACTGCGCAGTGGGATCAGCGGCACGGCCTCGAAAGCGGTGCGGCTCGAGGCGGACCTCACCGGCGTACGGCAGCTGCGGCTGCAGGTGCACCAGTCCGACGCGAACCGGTTCTTCGACGCAGTGTCGTTCGGGGTTCCGACGGTGACGTGCGCTGGACCGCTGCCGGTCTCGTTGAGTCACCGGAAGCCGGCGACGGCCAGCAGTACGGAAGGCACGCGGGTCGCGGCGAACGCGGTCGACGGCGACCTGAGCACCGGGTGGTTCTGTGCGCCTCAGGAGTGCGCCGGTCAGCCGTCGTGGCTGCAGGTGGACCTCGGTGCTGCTCACGAGCTGTCGAGTGTGCGCGTGACGCCGTACTACGCCGACGGCCGGTCCTACCTCTATCGTGTCGACGGAAGCGTGGACGGACAGACGTGGACCCGGCTGGCCGAGAAGGTCACCCACAAGGCGCAGACTGATGTCGGTGAGCGGTACGACGTGACCGGTGCGTACCGGTACATCCGGGTCACCGGCTTCGGGAACACGTCCAATGCGTACACGCTCCACCTCCAGGAGCTGGGGGTGTATGGCGTGGGCTGA